In a genomic window of Flavobacterium crassostreae:
- a CDS encoding DUF1294 domain-containing protein — protein MVLFYYFLVLTIFGFAITGYDKYLAKKHKRRIPEKTLLGVVAFGGTIGAGVGMLVFRHKTSKKKYLFSFWGLVLFQILLVGAVCFYRLH, from the coding sequence ATGGTTTTATTCTACTATTTTTTAGTGCTAACTATTTTTGGATTTGCCATAACGGGCTACGACAAATATTTAGCTAAAAAGCACAAAAGAAGAATTCCCGAAAAAACACTTTTGGGGGTTGTTGCTTTTGGAGGAACCATTGGGGCAGGAGTGGGGATGCTGGTTTTTAGACATAAAACTTCCAAAAAAAAGTATTTATTTTCATTTTGGGGACTTGTTTTGTTTCAAATACTGCTTGTGGGTGCTGTCTGTTTTTATCGTTTACACTAA
- a CDS encoding head GIN domain-containing protein, translating into MKNLFLFVFALAIQGATAQVDKNLADFSTLKVFDKLQVQLIASTENRITITGEREDEVELIQKNGELKIRMPFPKLLSGDATTITLYYTNLNAIDASEGALVTSNETFKASILDLNVKEGAEISLKLDLDKVRVKAVTGGSIVLTGKASNQVAVLTTGGMLESKDLHTQQTTITISAGGNAAVYATTLVDAKVKAGGTVLIFGKPKQINKETTFGGTIKEKN; encoded by the coding sequence ATGAAAAATCTATTTCTCTTCGTATTTGCCTTAGCGATCCAAGGTGCAACTGCTCAGGTAGACAAAAATTTAGCTGATTTTAGTACTCTAAAAGTCTTTGATAAACTCCAGGTACAATTGATAGCTTCTACCGAAAATAGAATTACTATAACCGGAGAACGAGAAGATGAAGTAGAGTTAATCCAAAAAAATGGCGAACTAAAAATACGAATGCCTTTTCCAAAACTCCTCTCTGGAGATGCTACTACCATTACGTTGTATTATACCAACCTAAATGCAATAGATGCCAGTGAAGGCGCATTGGTAACTAGCAACGAAACCTTTAAGGCCAGTATTCTGGATTTAAATGTCAAAGAAGGTGCAGAAATTAGTTTAAAATTAGATTTGGATAAAGTCCGTGTCAAAGCAGTTACTGGAGGCAGTATTGTACTCACTGGTAAAGCCAGCAATCAAGTGGCAGTACTTACCACAGGCGGTATGCTAGAATCCAAAGATCTGCATACCCAACAAACTACAATAACTATTTCGGCAGGAGGTAATGCAGCAGTGTACGCCACAACCTTAGTAGATGCCAAAGTCAAAGCAGGAGGTACTGTATTGATTTTCGGAAAACCAAAACAAATCAATAAAGAAACCACATTTGGTGGAACTATTAAAGAAAAAAATTAA
- the rpiB gene encoding ribose 5-phosphate isomerase B: MKIAIGNDHAGPEYKKAILEMLSAKGYQVTNYGTDTTDSVDYPDFAHLVATDVATAKVDFGILICGSGNGISMAANKHQNVRAGLCWIKEIAVLARQHNDANIVSIPARFTSIPQAVEIVEAFLSTDFEGGRHQNRVHKIACS, translated from the coding sequence ATGAAAATTGCAATAGGAAACGATCATGCTGGTCCAGAATACAAAAAAGCCATTCTAGAAATGCTTAGCGCTAAAGGCTACCAAGTTACTAATTATGGAACGGATACTACGGATAGTGTAGATTATCCAGATTTTGCACACCTAGTAGCTACGGATGTGGCAACGGCCAAAGTAGATTTTGGTATTTTAATTTGTGGTAGCGGTAATGGTATCTCTATGGCTGCCAACAAACATCAAAATGTTCGTGCTGGTTTGTGCTGGATTAAAGAAATTGCAGTATTGGCCAGACAGCATAATGACGCTAATATTGTTAGTATTCCAGCTCGTTTTACTTCTATCCCACAAGCGGTAGAGATTGTAGAAGCTTTTTTGAGTACAGATTTTGAAGGAGGCAGACACCAAAATAGAGTGCATAAAATAGCGTGTAGCTAA
- the rnr gene encoding ribonuclease R, translating into MSKRIRKPVKKEKDFSDKIIKILSQSANKAFNYKQIGAKLDLDDTQSRNQIIKDLKILASQNKIIESEPGSYLIKAASSDYYEGKIDMTGRKTAYFVCADLEEDVFIPTNNLNHALDKDTVKVYVYNRRKGKRPEGEVIEIVERNKTDFVGVIDIQKNFSFVSTANPKMYTDIFIPKDKIGDAEQGDVVLVHIEDWPARADSPFGKVIKVLGKPGEHDTEIHAILAEYGLPSEFPIEVETYAQKIDTSITEAEIANRRDMRDTLTFTIDPKDAKDFDDALSFKKLENGNYEIGIHIADVSYYLEEGTILDDEAYQRATSVYLVDRVVPMLPEVLSNFACSLRPKEEKYTFSAVFEISEKSEVINQWFGRTVIYSDQRFAYEEAQYLIETKDDTIPEAISITGSSYQVSEEILAATLKLDSLAKILRRKRMQDGAISFDKVEVKFNLSDQGEPEGVYFKVSKDANHLIEEFMLLANKKVAEYIGKQKKTFIYRIHDEPNEDKLFAMQAVIAKFGYKIDFKQGDVSKSLNQLMADVNGKKEQNLIDTLAIRTMSKAKYSTDNIGHYGLAFDYYSHFTSPIRRYPDVMVHRLLQFYLDGAKSVDQELYETKCLHCSTMEGLATNAERDSIKYMQVKYMQDHQDQEFLGVISGVTEWGIYVEIIENKCEGMVRTRDIKEDYYTFDEKQYALVGATTNKLLQLGDEIYVKVKNADLVKKQLDFNFLRRNE; encoded by the coding sequence ATGAGCAAAAGAATACGAAAGCCAGTAAAAAAAGAGAAAGACTTCTCGGATAAGATTATAAAAATACTCTCCCAGAGTGCTAATAAAGCATTTAATTACAAACAAATAGGAGCTAAACTAGATCTTGATGATACCCAAAGCAGGAACCAAATTATCAAGGATCTAAAAATTTTAGCTTCGCAAAACAAGATTATTGAGTCCGAACCAGGAAGCTATCTGATCAAGGCAGCTAGTTCGGATTATTACGAAGGCAAAATAGACATGACTGGGCGTAAAACCGCCTATTTTGTATGTGCTGATTTAGAAGAAGACGTATTTATACCTACCAATAACCTAAATCACGCCCTAGACAAAGACACCGTAAAAGTATACGTTTATAACCGAAGAAAAGGAAAACGTCCTGAGGGAGAGGTTATTGAAATTGTAGAAAGAAACAAAACAGATTTTGTTGGGGTTATAGACATCCAGAAGAATTTTTCTTTTGTGTCTACCGCAAACCCTAAGATGTACACCGATATTTTTATACCCAAGGACAAAATAGGAGATGCAGAGCAAGGAGATGTAGTTTTGGTTCACATTGAAGATTGGCCCGCTAGAGCGGATAGCCCTTTTGGAAAAGTAATAAAAGTACTCGGAAAACCCGGAGAACACGATACCGAAATTCATGCCATTTTAGCCGAATATGGTTTGCCGTCTGAGTTTCCTATTGAGGTAGAAACCTACGCACAAAAGATTGATACTTCGATAACAGAAGCCGAAATTGCCAATCGTAGAGACATGCGCGATACGCTAACCTTTACCATAGATCCCAAAGATGCCAAGGATTTTGATGATGCGTTATCCTTTAAAAAACTCGAAAACGGGAACTACGAAATTGGAATTCACATAGCAGATGTTTCGTACTATCTAGAGGAAGGAACCATCTTAGATGATGAAGCCTACCAACGAGCCACCTCGGTTTATTTGGTAGATAGGGTAGTGCCAATGTTGCCCGAAGTGTTGTCTAATTTTGCGTGTTCTTTGCGTCCGAAAGAAGAAAAATATACCTTCTCGGCTGTATTTGAGATTTCCGAAAAAAGTGAAGTGATTAACCAATGGTTTGGTCGCACAGTGATTTATTCGGACCAACGATTTGCATACGAAGAAGCACAATACCTCATAGAGACCAAAGACGATACCATTCCGGAAGCAATTTCTATAACGGGTAGTTCGTATCAAGTTTCGGAAGAAATCCTCGCAGCAACGCTTAAATTAGATTCGCTAGCTAAGATTTTGAGAAGAAAAAGAATGCAAGATGGTGCCATTTCATTTGATAAAGTAGAAGTAAAATTCAATTTGAGTGATCAAGGCGAACCAGAAGGAGTTTATTTTAAAGTTTCCAAAGATGCCAACCATTTAATTGAAGAATTTATGCTTTTGGCTAACAAAAAAGTAGCAGAGTATATTGGTAAACAAAAGAAAACATTTATTTACAGAATTCATGACGAGCCTAATGAAGATAAACTCTTTGCTATGCAAGCTGTGATAGCTAAGTTTGGTTATAAAATTGATTTTAAACAAGGAGATGTTTCTAAATCTTTAAACCAATTGATGGCTGATGTGAATGGCAAAAAAGAACAAAATTTAATTGATACCCTAGCAATTAGAACTATGAGTAAAGCCAAATATTCTACAGATAATATAGGGCATTATGGTTTGGCATTTGATTATTATTCGCATTTTACCTCACCTATTCGTCGTTATCCAGACGTTATGGTACACCGTTTGTTACAGTTTTATTTGGATGGTGCCAAATCTGTAGATCAAGAACTCTACGAAACCAAATGTTTGCATTGCTCTACCATGGAAGGTTTAGCCACCAATGCCGAAAGAGATTCGATCAAATACATGCAAGTAAAATACATGCAAGACCACCAAGATCAAGAATTTTTGGGAGTTATCTCCGGCGTTACAGAATGGGGTATTTATGTAGAAATCATAGAAAACAAATGCGAAGGAATGGTACGCACCCGAGATATCAAAGAAGATTATTACACCTTTGATGAAAAACAATATGCCTTAGTTGGTGCTACTACAAATAAATTATTACAATTAGGCGACGAAATATATGTAAAAGTTAAAAATGCCGATTTAGTCAAAAAACAATTGGATTTTAATTTTTTAAGAAGAAATGAGTAA